Within the Gloeobacter kilaueensis JS1 genome, the region CCTTGCCCCCCTTGTCACCCTCGCTGCCGTCTGGGCCTCCTCCCAGGTCTGGCCCGCCCTGCTCAAGCCGGAGCCCCTTACCCCCACCGGCTTTCTCGGTGCCGTTCTTGTCGTCGTCGGTTCCCTGGCAATGGCCCTGGGACGGGGAACCCTCTCCCCCCAGCCCCCTCCCCCCATGGTGAAGGGAGAGAAATAAATATTCTTACGGATCCCTTTGTTCCCGGATCCGGCTATTTCGCTTCCAACCTCTACCGACTGCTGGCCTCACGCTCCTGAACTGCTCGTGCGTAGCGGAGGCGTCAAAGTCGGGGGGGAGGGTGAGGGGGACACGGGTGCCCCCCTCACGCGGGGCGGGGGGTTTGGGGGGAGGGCGCGAAGGGCCCCTCCCCCCGATGGTTTTTGTTTCCTCAAAACAGCTCAACCAAGAGACCCCCCGACGGCTTTTGTCTGCCCACCAAAAGCAGAAAGAAACTCACTAAAGTTAAAGAATGCAACAACCGCTCGCCTTTGACGTGCGGGCCTTCGCCGCCCGTTTTCTCGCCCAACCCGCCCCAGATCGCCTGCGGACTCTCCAGCAACTGGGCCTGAGCCGTTACAGCCTTTTTCTGACCCAGATGGCCCTCACCCCGGCAAATATCGTTGTCGCCGCCCGTTTTCTGGGCAATCCCGATCGAGTCAAATTTCCGGACCTGCGCGGCGTCGAGCTGGCGGGTCTGGATCTTTCGGGCGTCAACTGGATCCGAGGCGATCTGAGCAGCGCCGATCTACACCACTGCAAGCTCATCCGCGCCGATCTGCTTTTTGTCCGCTTCGACCGGGCAAATCTGAGCGGGGCTGACCTGGGAGGAGCCACCCTGAATGAGACGCGCTGGAGCGGCACGCTCGTCGATGGTTGTCATTTTGGCACTGGTCACGGCCTTACTGCCGCCCAACGGTACGACCTCCAGGCACGGGGAGGCCAGTTTGCGAAGGGCGATTTTGCTAATGCGCAGCCCTAACCATCAGCACCACTATCCATCAAAGCGGCAGAACTGTCTGAGCGGTGGCCGCGAGGGATCTCAAAACCGCGATTCAAACTGAATCGAGAAGCTGACGTTATCAAAATTTTCATTGGCACTGAGCCGGGTCACCAACTGGTCATCGATGCGGTAGCGCACCCCAAACAGCACAGGTTGAATGTTGTCGGTCAGGTTCTTAAAAACCGAGACCGAGACCGCTGGAGTCAGGTCTTTGATCGCCTCGATGCCGACGCCCAGGGCAATATTTTGAGGCGTGGCCGTCGCCACCTGACTTGCCAGGTCGATGCGCAATTCATCGAGGCCGAGGGCGTTGGCGAGGCTCTGCTCGACCGGATTGAGCAGACTGCTGCCCACCGCCGGGACAAGGCCCGTAAGCAGTGTTCCGGCACCGCCGCCACCGCCGATGAGGGCCAGCACCTCCGTCTCGGTGCGAAAAGGGTGCGAGACCAGATCGATGTCAGGTTCAGAGGCGCTGCCTGTCACCGTAGCCACGATGTCGATCGTCTGAATGCGTCCGAGGCTCGCCGGATCGCCCGGCGCACT harbors:
- a CDS encoding pentapeptide repeat-containing protein, giving the protein MQQPLAFDVRAFAARFLAQPAPDRLRTLQQLGLSRYSLFLTQMALTPANIVVAARFLGNPDRVKFPDLRGVELAGLDLSGVNWIRGDLSSADLHHCKLIRADLLFVRFDRANLSGADLGGATLNETRWSGTLVDGCHFGTGHGLTAAQRYDLQARGGQFAKGDFANAQP